Proteins encoded within one genomic window of uncultured Desulfobacter sp.:
- a CDS encoding glycine zipper 2TM domain-containing protein: MNTAGSGIKLIVCIMAAAMMTIAGCASSSSNVYTYEQTMQAQTVDTGTVESVKSIIIQASNPPVIGGAIGGVTGGVLGSTVGRGHGRDVATIVGALAGAAIGAAIEHEAGTKNGFEIVVNLDSGRTIVVVQEADVPMYPGDRVRVLTAPDGTTRISK, translated from the coding sequence ATGAATACGGCCGGATCAGGCATAAAGCTTATTGTTTGCATCATGGCTGCAGCAATGATGACCATAGCCGGATGCGCGTCATCCAGCTCTAATGTTTATACCTATGAGCAGACCATGCAAGCCCAGACCGTGGATACAGGGACTGTGGAATCTGTTAAATCCATCATCATACAGGCCTCAAATCCCCCGGTGATTGGCGGTGCCATCGGTGGTGTGACGGGCGGTGTGCTCGGCAGCACCGTGGGCAGAGGCCATGGCCGGGATGTGGCCACCATTGTCGGTGCACTGGCAGGAGCAGCCATCGGTGCCGCCATTGAACATGAGGCCGGAACCAAAAACGGTTTTGAAATTGTTGTTAATCTTGACAGCGGACGAACCATTGTGGTGGTTCAGGAGGCGGATGTACCGATGTATCCTGGGGACAGGGTTAGGGTATTGACCGCCCCGGACGGCACCACCCGTATTTCAAAATAA
- the typA gene encoding translational GTPase TypA encodes MKKNSAVNDKLRNVAIIAHVDHGKTTLVDAMFKQSGMFREGQDVDDRLMDSMDLERERGITIAAKNCSVTCNGVKINIIDTPGHADFGGEVERALSMADSAILLVDASEGPLPQTRFVLKKTFEAGLPVLVIINKIDRKDARPDEVLDMVYDLFIDLDATDEQLDFTYLYAIGRDGIVKRELEEEVDHLKVLFDIIIDEMPAPSYDPDAPFQMLVSDLGYSDYLGRLAIGKVFNGSAASNASLVCMGEDGGQKQLKVSKLQSYDGMTLVPVDQADTGDIIVLAGIEDVKIGDTICTRENPLALPRISVDEPTVFMRFTINTSPFAGKEGKNVQSRKIRERLLKETLLNVAIAVEESNEDDSFVVKGRGELQLAILIETMRRENFEVCVGRPKVIYREENGQTLEPIEHLFVDCDEDFMGVVTEKLSVRKGKMTNLVNNGKGRVRLEFSIPSRSLIGYRDEFMTDTRGTGILNSYLSGYEPYRGDFPVRYTGSIVCDRQGKAVPYALFNLEPRGRLFISPGTPVYEGMVIGEHNRHSDIDVNACKEKKLTNMRASGKDEATICSPVKPMTLEQAIHFIRDDEMVEVTPQSIRIRKVELTAGKRHILAGKLKKKDTES; translated from the coding sequence ATGAAAAAAAACAGTGCAGTAAATGATAAATTAAGAAATGTTGCCATCATTGCCCATGTTGACCATGGAAAAACCACGCTGGTGGATGCCATGTTTAAACAAAGCGGCATGTTCCGGGAAGGCCAGGATGTGGATGACCGGCTCATGGATTCCATGGATCTTGAGCGGGAGCGGGGTATTACCATTGCAGCCAAAAACTGCTCGGTTACATGCAACGGTGTAAAAATCAATATTATTGACACCCCGGGCCATGCCGATTTCGGCGGTGAAGTGGAGCGCGCGCTTTCCATGGCTGATTCCGCCATTTTACTGGTGGATGCATCCGAAGGACCCTTGCCCCAGACCCGGTTTGTGCTCAAAAAAACCTTTGAGGCAGGGCTTCCCGTGCTTGTGATCATCAACAAGATTGATCGCAAGGACGCCCGGCCTGATGAGGTATTGGACATGGTTTACGACCTGTTTATAGATCTTGATGCAACGGACGAACAGCTGGATTTCACATACCTTTACGCCATTGGGCGGGATGGAATTGTCAAGCGGGAACTCGAAGAAGAGGTGGATCACCTGAAGGTCCTATTTGACATCATTATCGATGAAATGCCTGCACCCTCCTATGACCCTGACGCACCCTTCCAGATGCTGGTGTCGGACCTTGGGTATTCCGATTATTTAGGACGCCTTGCCATCGGCAAAGTGTTCAATGGGTCTGCCGCATCCAACGCCTCTTTGGTGTGCATGGGCGAAGACGGCGGCCAAAAACAACTTAAGGTATCCAAACTCCAATCCTATGACGGCATGACACTGGTCCCGGTGGATCAAGCTGACACCGGAGACATTATCGTGCTGGCAGGCATTGAAGATGTAAAAATCGGTGATACCATATGCACCCGGGAAAATCCCCTGGCCCTTCCCAGGATCTCAGTGGATGAACCCACGGTATTCATGCGGTTTACCATTAACACCTCACCCTTTGCCGGCAAAGAGGGTAAAAACGTCCAGTCCAGGAAAATCCGGGAGCGCCTGCTCAAGGAAACCCTGCTCAACGTAGCCATTGCGGTGGAGGAAAGTAACGAAGACGACAGCTTTGTGGTCAAAGGCCGGGGTGAACTTCAGCTGGCCATTCTAATTGAAACAATGCGCCGGGAAAATTTTGAGGTGTGCGTGGGACGCCCCAAGGTCATTTACCGCGAAGAAAACGGCCAAACCCTGGAGCCGATTGAACACCTGTTCGTAGACTGTGATGAGGATTTCATGGGTGTGGTCACTGAAAAACTGTCTGTTAGAAAAGGAAAAATGACCAATCTGGTGAACAACGGCAAAGGCCGGGTTCGCCTGGAGTTCTCCATCCCGTCTCGTTCCCTGATTGGATACCGGGACGAATTCATGACCGACACCCGGGGCACGGGTATCCTGAATTCCTATCTGTCCGGGTATGAGCCATACCGTGGGGATTTCCCCGTGCGCTACACCGGTTCTATTGTATGCGACCGCCAGGGAAAGGCTGTGCCCTATGCCCTGTTCAACCTCGAACCCCGGGGACGGCTGTTCATCTCACCGGGCACCCCGGTATACGAAGGCATGGTCATTGGCGAACACAACCGTCATTCCGATATTGACGTCAATGCCTGCAAGGAAAAAAAGCTGACCAATATGCGGGCCTCGGGCAAAGACGAAGCCACCATCTGCTCCCCGGTTAAACCCATGACCCTGGAACAGGCCATACACTTTATCAGAGACGACGAAATGGTGGAAGTCACCCCTCAATCCATCCGCATCCGCAAGGTGGAACTGACTGCTGGAAAACGCCATATCCTGGCCGGAAAACTCAAGAAAAAGGATACCGAATCCTGA